One genomic region from Arthrobacter sp. FB24 encodes:
- a CDS encoding winged helix-turn-helix domain-containing protein — MAVQVHSPRGICTAGPAQAGPARPGPAQAGPAQAGPGQPGPGQPGAQLKAHGLAVWVTPDDGQDIDDAVMARAAELLLARALKIAPEAEVHVWPAAGAATSAAEAALPGGPHGAARSGTRVPSSPLTEDSPEGDDDGATPLPPSAGPACLVSVDLAAGEVRLDGKRVALTGVEFKLLRYLVENCSRTVSREELRLFLESFDSPAAASRSIDVYVGRVRRKLRRGRHAIATVRGGGYQFVPGAHTKVRGPAEYSI, encoded by the coding sequence ATGGCTGTCCAGGTACATTCCCCGCGCGGCATATGCACTGCGGGCCCGGCGCAGGCTGGCCCGGCGCGGCCCGGTCCGGCGCAGGCCGGTCCGGCGCAGGCCGGTCCGGGGCAGCCCGGTCCGGGGCAGCCGGGTGCGCAGCTCAAAGCCCATGGCCTGGCCGTCTGGGTAACCCCGGACGACGGCCAGGACATTGACGACGCCGTTATGGCGCGCGCCGCGGAACTGTTGCTGGCGCGTGCCCTCAAGATTGCTCCGGAGGCGGAAGTCCATGTCTGGCCCGCCGCCGGAGCTGCAACTTCCGCTGCCGAGGCTGCCCTGCCGGGGGGACCGCACGGGGCAGCCCGCAGCGGAACCCGGGTGCCGTCGTCGCCCCTTACGGAGGACTCCCCGGAAGGGGACGACGACGGCGCCACTCCCCTGCCGCCGTCGGCCGGTCCCGCGTGCCTCGTGTCCGTGGACCTCGCCGCGGGTGAGGTCCGGCTGGACGGCAAGCGGGTGGCGCTCACCGGCGTCGAGTTCAAGCTGCTGCGCTACCTCGTGGAAAATTGCTCGCGGACCGTCAGCCGGGAGGAATTGCGGCTGTTCCTGGAATCCTTTGATTCCCCAGCGGCGGCCTCGCGCTCTATCGATGTATACGTGGGGCGGGTGCGCCGGAAGCTGCGCCGCGGCCGGCACGCCATCGCCACAGTGCGCGGCGGCGGCTACCAGTTCGTCCCGGGCGCGCACACTAAAGTTCGCGGCCCCGCGGAATACAGCATCTGA
- the bcp gene encoding thioredoxin-dependent thiol peroxidase, with protein MSPTLTTKLQPGTQAPDFTLPDAEGKPTSLADYRGKNVIVYFYPEAATPGCTTEACDFRDSLESLQGSGYEVLGVSPDAPEKLAHFTGDFALTFPLLADEDHSVALAYGAWGEKLRDGEVTEGIVRSTVVLDPEGKVKLAQYQVKAQGHVAALKETLGL; from the coding sequence ATGAGCCCCACTCTGACCACCAAGCTCCAGCCCGGAACCCAGGCACCGGATTTCACCCTGCCGGACGCTGAGGGCAAGCCCACCTCGCTGGCCGATTACCGCGGCAAGAACGTCATCGTGTACTTCTACCCCGAAGCGGCCACGCCCGGCTGCACCACGGAGGCGTGCGACTTCCGCGACAGCCTCGAGTCCCTGCAGGGCTCCGGCTACGAGGTCCTGGGCGTCTCCCCCGACGCTCCCGAAAAGCTGGCCCACTTCACCGGCGACTTTGCCCTGACCTTCCCGCTCCTGGCCGACGAGGACCACTCCGTGGCCCTGGCCTACGGCGCCTGGGGCGAAAAGCTGCGCGATGGCGAGGTCACTGAAGGAATCGTCCGCTCCACCGTGGTGCTCGACCCCGAGGGCAAAGTGAAGCTGGCCCAGTACCAGGTCAAGGCCCAGGGCCACGTC